From Abyssibius alkaniclasticus:
GGCATCGCGATAGGCGACTTCGGTATTGAAACCACGCCCGCGAAAGGCAGAATCAAACAGCGCGGCGGGCACACCATTGCCAAGCGCGCGGGTGCGAAACCCGTCGCGCCAGGCGGCAAACCGCGCCTGCTGGTCAGCCGTGGCGGCGGGAAATTCGGTGGGCGATGACTGGGCCATGCTGATGGCGGGAATACCTAGGGACAGGGTAAGCAGAATTGCAAGGATCAGGCGCATCTAACAGGCTCCGGCAGCAGAAATAAACCAATTGCTTGCAGCATAGCCAGTGTGCCCCGTGCATGTAAGCCGGGCCTTTGCGCATCGGCAATTACTTGCGCGGCTTGCGCTTGGCCTTGTCGCGCTTGATTTTGGCGCGCACGAGTTTGCGTTTTGGCCCCCCCGCGCCGCGCCCGCGCGGGCCCGCCACAATGGGTTTGCCCTGCAATTCCAGCAAATCGAAAGCCAGCCCGCCGGTAATCGGCACAGCCTCGGCCAGGCGGACACGCGCGCGCATTCCCGCCGCGATCAGCCGTCCGGATTTTTCGCCCTTCAGGGTTTGGGCGTCGGCGTCATACTGGAAATATTCGTGCCCGATAGCCGAGATCGGCACCAGCCCATCGGCGCCCGTTTCATCGAGCCTCACGAACAGGCCAAAGCGTGCAACGCCCGACACCATACCGTCCATTTCCGTGCCCACCCGTTCCGCCAGATAGGCGGCAAGGTAGCGGTCGGTCGTGTCGCGCTCGGCCACCATTGCGCGGCGTTCGGTGGCGGATACGGCGGTGCCGATATCGGCCAGCCGTTCGGCCTGGTCAAGCGGCAGGCCATCGCGGCCCCAATCATGCACCGTAATCAGCGCACGATGCACGATCAGGTCGGCATAGCGGCGGATCGGGCTGGTGAAATGCGCATAGCGGCGCAGATTCAGGCCAAAATGGCCAAAATTCTGCGGCGCGTAATAGGCTTGCGTCATGGAGCGCAGCACCGACATGTTGACCATTTCGGCAAACTCACCCCCCGCCGCCGCATCGAGCAGGCGGTTGAGGTGGCGCGTTTGCAGAACCTGCCCCTTGGCCAGCGTCAGCCCGACCTCGCCCACCACTTCGCGCAGGGCTTCGAGCTTGTCGACGGCGGGTTCCTCATGCACACGGTAAAGCAGCGGCTGGCGCGCGGTCTCCAGCGTTTCAGCGGCGCAGACATTGGCCAGCACCATGCATTCTTCGATCAGCTTGTGGGCATCGAAGCGGTCACGAAAGGCCACGGAAGTAACCTGGCCTGCCTCATCCAGCACGATCTTGCGTTCGGGCAGGTCCAGGTGCAGGGGCTGGCGGCGGTCGCGTTCGGCCTGCAGCGCCTTATAGGCGGCCCAGAGGGGTTTGATGGCGCTTTCCAGCACCGGCGCTGTCGCCGCATCGGCATAGCCATCGGCGGCGGCCTGGGCCTGTTCGTAAGACAGGGCCGCATGGCTGCGCATCAGCCCGCGCTTGAATTCGTGGCCAAGCCTGGCACCCTGGGCGTTCAGCACGATGCGCAGCGCAATACAGGGGCGGTCGACATCGCCATGCAGGCTGCACAGATCGCCCGAAAGCGCGTCGGGCAGCATGGGCACAACGCGGTCGGGAAAGTAGCAGGAATTGCCGCGCTTCAGCGCCTCGCGGTCGAGCGGGCTGCCGGGGCGCACATAATGGGCGACATCGGCAATCGCCACCCAAAGGATATGGCCACCGGGATTGGCGGGGTTGTCATCCGCCATCGCGGCGACAGCGTCATCGCGGTCGCGCGCATCGGCCGGGTCGATGGTGATCAGCGGGAGGTGGCGCAGATCGGTGCGCTTGCCAAGCTCCACGGGTTCGGCAGCGGCGGCGGCCTCGATCACCTCATCGGGGAAGGTGTCTGGAATGCCATGTTCATGAATGGCAATCAGCGACACGGCCTTTGGCGCGCTCGGGTCGCCAATGCGCGCGACGATGCGCGCCTTGCGCAAGCCCATACGGTTTTTGGGTCCGGCAGGCTCGGCCTCGACCAGTTCGCCATCGCGCGCTCCGTTCCGATCGCCCACCGCCACCTGATATTCGTCGCCCTGGCCCTTGCCCACGGGCAGGATGCGCCCGCCATGATCGGCCTGGCGGAACACGCCGACAATGCGCGCGGCCGCCTGGGCTATGCGGCGAATGGGGCGGGCATGGTGGGTAATGGGGGCGGGGGCATCCACCGCCTCGGTCTTGGCCAGAACCCTGTCACCCCGTGCCAATGCAGGGGCCGAGGGGTTGGGCAGGACCAGCGCGCGCGGCGCGGCGGCCTTGCCTGTCCACACCGCCGGGCTGGCCAGAAGCTCGCCATCGCTGGTTTGCCCGTCGATGACCAGCACAGCAACCGGGGCCAGCACATCCGGATCGGCAAAGCTGCGGCGCTTCTTTTCCAGATGCCCCTCATCGCCAAGCGCGCGCAGCATGGCCTTAAGCTCGATACGCGCAGCCCCCTTGATGCCAAAAGCCTTGGCGATATCGCGCTTGGTGGCGGCACCCGGGTTTTCGCGGATGAATTCCAGCAACTGGTTTTTTGAGGGCATTTTGTTCATGCCCCGCCCCTAGCACGGCGATTGCGCCCCGTCATGCGAATTCCTAACGGTTGCGTTTGCGAAACAGCCGCTGATTGGCCTTGACGAATTTGTCGATAAGGTAAGACAGCCAGCCGAAATGCCGCCGCTTGAGGTAGAAAAACCCCGCCGTTGCCCCGAGTGCTGCGCCGATCGTATTGACGATCAGGTCCCACATCGTATCGAGCAGGCCGGATTTTTGCATGTTCAGCCCGAAGGACTGATCCATGAAAAATTCAAAAATCTCCCAGAGCGCGCCGATGGACACGCCGAATGTAAAGCTGAACAGGGCAATGGCGATGGGGGGCGCGGCATAGCGGTCGCCCTCAAACATCATGAAAATGAGGATGAACCCCATAAGCCCGAAACCGATGGCCGAGCCGGTATGCAGCACCACATCCCACCACCAGTATTTGTTGTAAAAATCCCCGACCTCGCCCAGAAACAATGTGGCAAACAGGAACAGGACGATGGCGGCACCAAATTCTGCCGGGAGCTTGATGTTGAACCGGCTTTCAAAGGCCATTGGCAGAAAGGTCAGCGTAAGTGTGACAATGGCAACGAAAGCCGCGCTCCAGCGGCCAAGGACAAGGGCGGCAATCGCGGCGATGACCAGCGTGGCCCACACGAACAGAACAAGGCGGGATTGTTCACGAAATTTCATAAGGCAGATGTAGGATATGGGCCTGCCGATAACAACCGTCTTCGCAGTGCGGGCCCGGCATTTGCTAGGGTTGGGGCGCGTTTGCCTTTTTGGCCAGAAAAACCTCGAAAGCCTCTAGCGTGCGGCGCGAAACGTGATGTTCAATCCCTTCAGCGTCGCGTTCTGCATAGTCAGACGGCACGCCGAGTGCGACGAGCAGATCAACCACAATCCGGTGACGCCCGCGCACGCTTTGCGCCAGTTTCGCGCCTTCCTCGGTCAGGAAAATTCCGCGATAGGGCCGCGATGTCGCCAATCCTTCTCGCTTGAGGCGTGCAATGGTCTTGGTTGCGGTAGGATGCGCCACGCCCATCCGTTCCGCGATATCGGCGACACGTGCTTCGCCCTGTGCCTCGATCAAATCGCCGATCAACTCGACATAGTCTTCGAGCAATGCGCGTGACTGAACTTCGCGTGCGCGCGCGAACCGTCCGGCCTGCTCGGCGGGCGTAACCTGTGTCGCTGGGTTTTTTGCGTCGGTCATTGCGCTTCTTTCTGCCTAGCCAAGTGGATCGGGGCGAATTGTCACGGTTGGAAACATTTTGAAGCCAAGGGTAATATTTACGCTTGAAGAAACCAACCTTTTTTTCGCATTTGCCGGGGCGGTGACGATAAACCCACTTGTTATAAATCTAGCCAAGGCTATATTTTGCAGCAATAGCAAAGGCGGCCAGGAATGATCAGCACCGAACGCACCCGACAAGGCATGGCCGATGTCCTTTCCGGACAGCGCCGCGGCCTGTTCAGCCGGTTCCTGTTCGTGGGGCCGGCGGTTATCGCGTCTATCGCCTATATGGACCCCGGAAACTACGCCACGAATATTCAGGCCGGGGCGGGATACGGGTATCAACTGCTTTGGGTCGTGCTGATGGCGAACCTCATTGCCATGCTGTTTCAGGGGCTGTCGGCGCGACTGGGCATCGTGACCGGCAAGAATCTGGCCGAAATCTCGCGCGACAATTTCCCCAGGCCCGTGGTCTGGGGCATGTGGGCGGTCAGCGAGGTTGCGGCGATGGCCACCGACCTGGCCGAGTTTCTGGGTGGCGCGATTGGCCTGTCGCTGCTGTTCGGCCTGCCGCTGATCTGGGGCATGGCGGTGACGGCGATCGTTACCTATGGCATATTGATCTTCGAGCGGCACGGG
This genomic window contains:
- the mntR gene encoding manganese-binding transcriptional regulator MntR, translated to MTDAKNPATQVTPAEQAGRFARAREVQSRALLEDYVELIGDLIEAQGEARVADIAERMGVAHPTATKTIARLKREGLATSRPYRGIFLTEEGAKLAQSVRGRHRIVVDLLVALGVPSDYAERDAEGIEHHVSRRTLEAFEVFLAKKANAPQP
- the rnr gene encoding ribonuclease R codes for the protein MNKMPSKNQLLEFIRENPGAATKRDIAKAFGIKGAARIELKAMLRALGDEGHLEKKRRSFADPDVLAPVAVLVIDGQTSDGELLASPAVWTGKAAAPRALVLPNPSAPALARGDRVLAKTEAVDAPAPITHHARPIRRIAQAAARIVGVFRQADHGGRILPVGKGQGDEYQVAVGDRNGARDGELVEAEPAGPKNRMGLRKARIVARIGDPSAPKAVSLIAIHEHGIPDTFPDEVIEAAAAAEPVELGKRTDLRHLPLITIDPADARDRDDAVAAMADDNPANPGGHILWVAIADVAHYVRPGSPLDREALKRGNSCYFPDRVVPMLPDALSGDLCSLHGDVDRPCIALRIVLNAQGARLGHEFKRGLMRSHAALSYEQAQAAADGYADAATAPVLESAIKPLWAAYKALQAERDRRQPLHLDLPERKIVLDEAGQVTSVAFRDRFDAHKLIEECMVLANVCAAETLETARQPLLYRVHEEPAVDKLEALREVVGEVGLTLAKGQVLQTRHLNRLLDAAAGGEFAEMVNMSVLRSMTQAYYAPQNFGHFGLNLRRYAHFTSPIRRYADLIVHRALITVHDWGRDGLPLDQAERLADIGTAVSATERRAMVAERDTTDRYLAAYLAERVGTEMDGMVSGVARFGLFVRLDETGADGLVPISAIGHEYFQYDADAQTLKGEKSGRLIAAGMRARVRLAEAVPITGGLAFDLLELQGKPIVAGPRGRGAGGPKRKLVRAKIKRDKAKRKPRK